The genomic DNA CATAGAAAATTAAAGCACCATCGGGGCTAACTGCCAGATTACCAGGATGAGGATCGGCATGGAAAAAACCATTATTGAGTAATTGGTGTAAATATGCCTGAGCGCCATAACGGGCAATCATTTTTCTATCTACACCAGCAGCCTCTAGAGCCTCATATTGACTCACCTTAATACCTGGAACATATTCTAAGGTAATAATTCTAGATGTAGCATAACGCCAATAAACTCTGGGTACTTTCACCCAATTAAAACTACGAAAATTGCGCCGGAAAGTATCAGCATTGCGACCTTCATTGAGGTAATCAATTTCTTCCCAAAGAATTCGACAACATTCTTCATAAATACCCATCCAATCCCTGCCCTGTCCCCATTTAGGATGGCTTTGAAAATAACGGGCAATACCTTTAAGAATTTGTAGATCAATTTCAAATAGCCGCTTGAGTCCTGGTCGTTGTACTTTGACGACTACTGATTCTCCAGAATGTAGAATTGCTTTGTGTACCTGTCCTAAACTAGCAGCAGCCAGGGGAACAGGTTCAAAACTCTGGAATAATTGTGGGATTTTTTTACCTAATTCTTGCTCAAGAATAGTTTCTACTTGCTCATAGCTAAATGCTGGGACTCTATCCTGCAACTTAGATAGTTCTTCTACATATTCACTGGGGAAAATATCAGCACGGGTAGAGAATAATTGGCCAACTTTAATAAAGGTTGGTCCTAAGTCCAAAAATGTGTTTCTGACCCAGATAGCTTGGGCTTTACGTCTAGCCGCTTGTTTAGCTTCCGTGACACCACCAGGATAACTCCAGTTTTTATTATACCGCCAAATTTTGAACATGAAGGTCAAAACAAATGACCAAATATCTATAAAGCGGCGTTTACTGGAGTATTTTTCCCGATTCCAACGGTAAGCTTTTCCTGAATAACCTTGTTCCATATTGTTGTGATACCGTTGGGTATTCATTGAATTAGTGGTCAAAGCAGACACTCAGCTTCCTAAAATTTAGCAATTCGTGTGAGGTAGGGAGATGGGAGGGTGGGGATATGGAGAGATGGGGAGGCTAATAACCCAATCACCTCTTCCCCAATCACCAATCACCTCTATTTTGACGTACTGCGGTAATTTTGTAGTTCAGTTCTTAATAGGGCAATTTCTGCTCTAAGTTCGTCAATTTCCGTTTGTAAGTCAATCGAACCCCCATCAAAACCACTATTACTATTTGTGGTTGTACCATTTTCTGAGTTTGCTGTAGCCCGATTAGCCCGTTCTATTACTTCATCTGTAAATTGGCGTAAATGCTCTCTAGCTTCAGCATCAAATTTACCAAGTTCACTTAAAGCGTCAGTGAGGGCTACTTCTACGCGCTCGTTAATTACTTCTGCTACTGCTCTGCCTACAAAAAAGGCTTGCACAAGAGGGTTAGGAGAGTTATTCATAAATTTTTGTAAAGTTGCTCCGCAAGAGAATTATAACTTGCATTCAGTCCATGATGTTGAACATCATTCACGAGTTTATCCGTACTGCCCCTATTTTTAGTTTGTATATTTAGATTCTTTTTAGAATATAGTGACTGACAACAGCTTTTTCTATATTTTTAATGAGAATAATTAATATTTAGTCTCGAAAGCTCAAAAACTCAGATATGTAAGCTATTTGCGTTTTTTAGTATTTATGTATTAGTAAAGATATGATCAATAGTTGGTGACATCAAATAGGTAGAATATAACGTCAGTAGTATAGAGCAGGTATATCTAGCCCGTGAAGATATTTATATATCATACTCCAGAATTAACCCCAACTGAGGAAGCGCCAGAATGCGCGATCGCCGTCGATGTCCTGCGAGCCACTAGCACAATGGCAACAGTTTTAGCAGCTGGAGGCGAGGCTGTGCAAGTTTTCAGTGATTTAGATAAACTCGTAGCAGTGAGCGAACAATGGCCATCTGAAAAACGATTACGGGCTGGAGAAAGAGGCGGTAGTAAGGTGGCTGGCTTTGATTTAGGGAACTCGCCGCTAGATTGCACCGCAGAGTTAGTACAGGGAAAACGCATATTTATTAGTACCACTAATGGTACTCGTGCTTTGCAGCGGATAGAAAATGCGCCTATTGTTTTAGCCGCAGCTTTAATTAATCGAGATGCTGTGGTGCGCTTTCTTTTAGAAAAGCAACCAGAAACAGTCTGGATAGTTGGTTCTGGGTGGGAAGGTAGTTTTTCCTTAGAGGATACGGTTTGTGCTGGTGCGATCGCCCATAGTATTTGGCAACAAGGCAACGATTCTTTAGAAGATATAACTGGTAATGACGAAGTTACCAGTGCGATCGCTCTTTATTCTCAGTGGCAAAATGACTTACTAGGATTATTTCACCAAGCTAGTCATGGTAAACGACTACTGCGTTTAGAATGCCTTGAAGATTTAAAATATTGTTCTCAAACCGATATTTTAGATGTTTTACCAATTCAGCACGAACCAGGAGTTCTCAAAAGCCATACATAAGCCAGTAGGGGTTTAGCACTGCTAAATCCCTATAAGAGCTAAACCCCTATAAGAGTCAGAATTAGTAATTAAATTTTCTCCCCATTTCTCAATCTCCTCATTTTCCTGATCTAATACTTGATAATGGCACACCTAACCAGCCGAAAAAGTTTTCTTCCTGAGTCTGATCAGGATTTTCTACTGCTTGTAACTTATATTTAGTAGGATGTTGCGGCTCTAACGTAACAGAATATTGACGTAATTCATCTTGATGGAAAACTACAATTTCGATCACATCATGCGCTTGATAATCTTGTAATCGCTCATTTAATTGATTTGCTCCCACCTTCATGCCATTAATTGCTAACAACTCATCTCCGGCATCAATACCTGCTGCTTGTGCAGGTGAACTCATCTCTACAAATTTAATTATTTCCTTACCATTTTCGGTTTTAATCCTCACTCCTAAATAGGGTGTTTGATCATATTCTGCTACCAATTGGATACCAAAAGGTTGCAAGTATTGATTAAATGGTAAATCATCTAATCTGTGAATATAACACTTAAAGAAATCAGCTAAATCTATTCCGGCTACAGATTCAATTACGGCTTGTAATTGTTGGGCAGTATAACCAATTTCTTCCTGACCAAATTGCTCCCACATTTTTACCATTACATCATCAAATGAACGTTGATTTTGATGAAGGGAGCGAATCAATAAATCTAGTAAAAGTGATACCATTTCTCCTTTTAAATAGTAGGAAATTTGGGAATTACCACTATTAGCATCTGGGCGATATAGTTTAATCCAAGCATCAAAACTAGATTCAGAAAGTATTTGGACTTTACGTCCTGGAGTTTTCAAATATTTAGTAATTTCTTGATTGAGATGATTGAAATATGATTTGATATCATAAATTCCTGCCCGAAAAGGAATCACTAAATCATAATAACTTGTAGTTCCTTCACAAAACCACAGAGAATCTGTATAGTTTTCTTGATCATAATCAAAAGTCTCCAAACCTTGGGGACGAATTCGCTTCACATTCCAAAGATGAAAAAATTCATGAGCTACTAATTGAATGAAACGTTCATATTTATCTTGATTACGAAATCCAAAGCGATGATAAATCAAGGAACAAGAATTTTTATGTTCTAATCCTCCATAGGCTTGATACAAAAGATGTAAGATAAATACATATCGTTGATACGGTAAACCACCAAACATTTCTGCTTCAACTTCAATAATTCTGCTAAAGTCTTCCAGCAGTTTTTCATGTTGGTAATTTCCCTGTCCCCAAATTGCTAATTCATGGGTTTTTCCTAATATCTCAAAGTTAAATATTTCATGGCTACCAATTTCAAAAGGAGTATCAACTAAAGTATCAAAATCCTTGGCTATAAATGTATTTACTTCTTCTTTAACTGAGGGTAAACCTGTAGTGATTTGCCATTGTGGGGTTGGTGGTACAATAGTGATATTAATGGGTTGATCTTCCCAATCTAAAATTCTTAAAAATAGTGCCGCACCATTAAAGTAACCATGAGTATTGTCTAAATGATTGGTGCGTACTGTTAGCTCATTGGCAAATACACGGTAACGGAGGATAACTTCAGAAGCATCTCCTTTTTCTACTTGCCAATTATTTTTACTAATTTTCCGCCATGATAAAGTTTCAGCCCCTGCAAATGCGGCAAAATCTTGTAAATTTTTGGCATATTCTCGCACCAAGTATGAACCAGGTGTCCATACTGGCATTTTCAAATTAATTACAGATAATGGGTAGTTGAAAATATGCAAAGTTACCTCAAACAGATGGGTTTCTGGTTGAGGCATTGCTACCCAATAGTGAATAGATGACTGGACTGCCTGAGTTTGGGAGTCTAGATGGGCTACTGTTGCTTTATTCATGACGACTGCCGAGTCTAGGGAGGGTTATTAGTCTATAGTCAACAGTTCATAGATAATAGTCAATAGTCAATATTTCTTTAGCAGATGGTTACTCAAGACTCAGTACCAATCAAGCTTAGAATTTGTTAGCTAAATTTACCATTTGTGGGAAATTCACAATATATATGGAATTTTTCGCAGTGTCAATTTTTATCCATTGTTTTTCGTTGAGCTTTTCTATAATTTTGGTAGTTTCATCTAGGGTAATTTCCGTAACTTCTGCTAAGTCTTTAAAGGGAATATACAAAATTTCTTTGCCTTGGGGTGAATTTTTTCCATAGTTTTCAGCCAAACTAACTAAGGTGTGAGCTAGTTTAATCGCTGGTGGGCAAGACCTCATCTGTAGGCGGATATTAATTTGCCTGACCCGGCGTACCATTAGTTGTAACATCCGATGATGTAATTGTGGATCTTTAAACAGTATTTGAATAAACCGTTCTCTAGATATAGTGAGCAATTTAACTGGTGAAAGAGATATAACATCCGTTGAGCGTGGAGATTCATCTAAAACCGCCATTTCGCCAAAGAAGTCACCCCGACCTAAAATTGCTATTGCTACGGAATCTTCACCACTGGTACGTCTGACTTTTACCCACCCGGATACTAGGAAGTAGACTGCATTACCCCAAGTATCTTCCATTAAAACTGCTCTTCCAGCAGGGTATTCGTGTTCAACTGCAACGTTGATCAACCATTCCAATGTTTGTGGATTGGCTGTGTTCAACAAGGGGAAAATATCGCTAAAAACCTCGGTTTGCATGAAATATTCACAAGGAATGAATTCAATTTAATATACGGGATATTTGAGATAGTAAAAGGCAAACAACTTTGATCACAAGGCCTGGCAGTCAGTAAATTTTTTTACTAACTGTTTATGGCTGTTGTAAATTGTTTTAGCTTAGACACTGGCTCTACAGTAGCATAAGTCATAAGTAGTTTGCCAATACTATTAATATTATGTCTGGTTTTATGTTTAATTAATCACCGAAGACATGAAAGATAAAAGGCAAGGGAAAGATAAATTTCTCCCTCGTTTCCTTCATGTTGATAGGGCTGCATGGCGTAAGCTATTCTTTACCTCTCAAAGTTTGAGCAGTTAGATACACTTTTGTCCATTCACCCATAACTTGATGAGTTTTGATTTGTAAATTTTCAGCTACAGTTTCTATGGAATTCCCTGCTTTTCTGAGTTTAAGAATCTCTTTACCTAAAGGAGTGATTTTTGCTTCTAGTTGCTGCCATTGAATTTGGGTTAAGCCTAAGTTATGTTCTTGTAAGGACGTTGCCAGCCAATTATCTACCAGTTCGGGTTTACCTTTGATCGCAAATACACGTACGGCGTGATAGCTGATTTTTTCTCTGAGTCTGTACACTTCTTTGATGGGCTTATTGAGTTTTTTGGCTATTTCTTCTTGGGGTTTACCTTGTAGGTATAGTTTGAGCCAGTCTACTGCCTGTTGTCCTAAGTTTTGCAATAGGTATTCTTCAAATTCCTGGTTGACTGCTTGACGCAGGGATTGTTGTTCCTCTAATTGTTGTGCTTCTTGATATTCAGCGATCGCTTGATTGTCAACTAAGTTCAGTGGATTATCTGTGTCGTCTGAAAGAACTTCGTCAGAAACCAGTCTAATTAAGTCGTTCACTGGAACTTGGGTTAAACCACCACGCTGAATCCGCCGCAGGTAGTTGACAAAACGATACGCTAATAAAGGCTGGTTACGTACTGGACGCAAACAATATTCTTCAATGCTGGCAAAGAGTAAGGTGTCTTGCAATCTTCGATCTTGACTAATTGCTGATATATCTGACATCTGCTGTTTCATGTATGAATCGCTTTGCAGCAGTTCTTGAAGTAGCTCTTGCAAGACATCAATTACACTGCGTTGGCGATCGCGGCTGAGGGAAATCCAAGTCTGAATTTTATTTCTCAGTGTAATTACGCTGCCTAACCGACTGATTAGGTTACGATATGCCCGATCTCGTCCCATTCCTAAGTATCGTTGTCGTAAGATTCGCCAGCGATATTCCATTGCTTGTTTAGCAACTTCTAACTCTTTGGGGTTGAGTTGAGAAAGTCTGGTTGAGTCTAAGCCCAATAACCAAAGTATGATACTCTGTCTAGCTGCCTCACTTTGTTCTGGGCATTCAGCCTCAAGTCGTTTTTGCCAATATTGGGCTAGGTTTGCCTCATCTTTTCCCATAATGAGATTGCGCTCCTCGAAACTCCGATTTAAAGTTTGCATCACAACCCCCATACCAACGTAAATAATAAACTAGTAGTTTTGCTTTCAAAATCTATCTCGCATGACTTATCAAAAAATTTTGATACTGAAAATTCTTTATTAAGTTGTGCTTGACTGAAATAATTAATGAATTTTTAGTTGAAGTCTTTTGCCTTTTTCATCTCAGGCTAAAAAGGTAAAAATGATTTGCTTTGATTAATCTTTACTTTTGACGGATGTTTACCTGTGTTAGTTTCAAGTTTTTGTAATTATTTGCCTCAAACTTGTTTACAAGTCTTGACATTTATTAGATAATAGGAAGATAGACTAAAAAAATTGACCCTGCATTACTTTATATAAGCGCATATTTGATAGCACAATGAGATCCCCTAATTTATCGTAATTCAAGAAATTTAACAGATAAAATTAACAACCTGTTTTGATTTTCTATCAAAAAGCATTTTCCCAAGTAGCTGAGGAGCTAATTTGGTGAACTCAGAAATCTCCTAACTAATTCAGTATTCAGAATATTACTATAAATAGGTAATGTACTTACTGTGACAGAGATCACTTAGATACAGTAATTATTGTTAACTATTTGAGTGATTAAATCATAAGTTGATGATTTGGTGAATCATTTTTTATTTTTTATCAGTCACAGAGTGCAGGTTGTAGGACGGGAGGAAAACAACCAGTCATTAGGTAAAAATCACCATAATACCTCTAACTATGCAGTTCATACTCACATTTAAGCCTGTTACCTATCACCTGTACTGCTGGAAAGTTGAATTTATCTGACGTTGGCTGATCTAATCACTGGATTTTCTACAGAGTCACGATACTGCTGAACTTGATCCGTGTAAGCAATAGGAAGAACTGCCTCTACGTTTTCATGGGGACGGGGAATGATCACCCAGGATTCTAGAGTACCACCATGTACGTTTTCTACTGCTTCTACACCAGCAGCCATAGCAGTTTTCACTTCAGAAACATCACCACGAATATTTACGGTAAACCTGGCACTACCAACTCTGATGTAACCTACTAGGGTAACTCGGCCAGCTTTTACCATTGCGTCTGCTGCTGCTAATACTGCGGGAAAACCCTTTGTTTCTAACGATCCAACTGCTTGTAGTGACATTACTAAGCTCCTTTATAAATAAAATTATTGGCTACAAGTTAATTTGACAAAGCTGTAAGACCAACTTTGTAGGACAACTTGTTTAGAAGATCCGGAAAGGTTCAGATTTAGAAGTGAAGTGGATAGGTAGAATTACTTCTATATTTTCTGGAGGATTGGGAACTATATAATGGGTGATTACTTGACCACCATAAACTTCCTCTCCAGAAGTTATTCCTGCTTCCATTGCCCTGTTAACTTCCGAGACACGACCCCTCACTGCTACTAACAAGCGTCCGCTTTCTGCGATGCCATAGTAGACGATGGTGACAGCGGCAGATTTAACCATTGCGTCTGCGGCTGCGAGTACACAGGGAAAGCCTAAAGTTTCGATTACGCCAACCGCCATTGGCATGGCTTGATTCTCCTCAAA from Okeanomitos corallinicola TIOX110 includes the following:
- a CDS encoding 2-phosphosulfolactate phosphatase family protein, whose amino-acid sequence is MKIFIYHTPELTPTEEAPECAIAVDVLRATSTMATVLAAGGEAVQVFSDLDKLVAVSEQWPSEKRLRAGERGGSKVAGFDLGNSPLDCTAELVQGKRIFISTTNGTRALQRIENAPIVLAAALINRDAVVRFLLEKQPETVWIVGSGWEGSFSLEDTVCAGAIAHSIWQQGNDSLEDITGNDEVTSAIALYSQWQNDLLGLFHQASHGKRLLRLECLEDLKYCSQTDILDVLPIQHEPGVLKSHT
- a CDS encoding DUF6825 family protein — encoded protein: MNNSPNPLVQAFFVGRAVAEVINERVEVALTDALSELGKFDAEAREHLRQFTDEVIERANRATANSENGTTTNSNSGFDGGSIDLQTEIDELRAEIALLRTELQNYRSTSK
- a CDS encoding HetZ-related protein 2; translated protein: MGVVMQTLNRSFEERNLIMGKDEANLAQYWQKRLEAECPEQSEAARQSIILWLLGLDSTRLSQLNPKELEVAKQAMEYRWRILRQRYLGMGRDRAYRNLISRLGSVITLRNKIQTWISLSRDRQRSVIDVLQELLQELLQSDSYMKQQMSDISAISQDRRLQDTLLFASIEEYCLRPVRNQPLLAYRFVNYLRRIQRGGLTQVPVNDLIRLVSDEVLSDDTDNPLNLVDNQAIAEYQEAQQLEEQQSLRQAVNQEFEEYLLQNLGQQAVDWLKLYLQGKPQEEIAKKLNKPIKEVYRLREKISYHAVRVFAIKGKPELVDNWLATSLQEHNLGLTQIQWQQLEAKITPLGKEILKLRKAGNSIETVAENLQIKTHQVMGEWTKVYLTAQTLRGKE
- a CDS encoding AarF/ABC1/UbiB kinase family protein, with amino-acid sequence MEQGYSGKAYRWNREKYSSKRRFIDIWSFVLTFMFKIWRYNKNWSYPGGVTEAKQAARRKAQAIWVRNTFLDLGPTFIKVGQLFSTRADIFPSEYVEELSKLQDRVPAFSYEQVETILEQELGKKIPQLFQSFEPVPLAAASLGQVHKAILHSGESVVVKVQRPGLKRLFEIDLQILKGIARYFQSHPKWGQGRDWMGIYEECCRILWEEIDYLNEGRNADTFRRNFRSFNWVKVPRVYWRYATSRIITLEYVPGIKVSQYEALEAAGVDRKMIARYGAQAYLHQLLNNGFFHADPHPGNLAVSPDGALIFYDFGMMGRIKANVREGLMETLFGLAQKDGDRVVQSLINLGAIQPVEDMGPVRRSVQYMLDNFMDKPFEAQSVAAISEDLYEIAYNQPFRFPATFTFVMRAFSTLEGVGKGLDPEFNFMEVAQPYAMELMTNNSGLEGNSILNELSRQAVQVSNTALGLPRRLEDTLDKLERGDIRMRVRSLETERLLRRQSNIQMGMSYALIISGLTISATILLVNDFIWLAVVLGSIAAVISVTLIRLISRLDRFDHKY
- a CDS encoding carbon dioxide-concentrating mechanism protein CcmK, with the translated sequence MPMAVGVIETLGFPCVLAAADAMVKSAAVTIVYYGIAESGRLLVAVRGRVSEVNRAMEAGITSGEEVYGGQVITHYIVPNPPENIEVILPIHFTSKSEPFRIF
- a CDS encoding carbon dioxide-concentrating mechanism protein CcmK, which encodes MSLQAVGSLETKGFPAVLAAADAMVKAGRVTLVGYIRVGSARFTVNIRGDVSEVKTAMAAGVEAVENVHGGTLESWVIIPRPHENVEAVLPIAYTDQVQQYRDSVENPVIRSANVR
- a CDS encoding M61 family metallopeptidase — translated: MNKATVAHLDSQTQAVQSSIHYWVAMPQPETHLFEVTLHIFNYPLSVINLKMPVWTPGSYLVREYAKNLQDFAAFAGAETLSWRKISKNNWQVEKGDASEVILRYRVFANELTVRTNHLDNTHGYFNGAALFLRILDWEDQPINITIVPPTPQWQITTGLPSVKEEVNTFIAKDFDTLVDTPFEIGSHEIFNFEILGKTHELAIWGQGNYQHEKLLEDFSRIIEVEAEMFGGLPYQRYVFILHLLYQAYGGLEHKNSCSLIYHRFGFRNQDKYERFIQLVAHEFFHLWNVKRIRPQGLETFDYDQENYTDSLWFCEGTTSYYDLVIPFRAGIYDIKSYFNHLNQEITKYLKTPGRKVQILSESSFDAWIKLYRPDANSGNSQISYYLKGEMVSLLLDLLIRSLHQNQRSFDDVMVKMWEQFGQEEIGYTAQQLQAVIESVAGIDLADFFKCYIHRLDDLPFNQYLQPFGIQLVAEYDQTPYLGVRIKTENGKEIIKFVEMSSPAQAAGIDAGDELLAINGMKVGANQLNERLQDYQAHDVIEIVVFHQDELRQYSVTLEPQHPTKYKLQAVENPDQTQEENFFGWLGVPLSSIRSGK
- a CDS encoding Crp/Fnr family transcriptional regulator gives rise to the protein MQTEVFSDIFPLLNTANPQTLEWLINVAVEHEYPAGRAVLMEDTWGNAVYFLVSGWVKVRRTSGEDSVAIAILGRGDFFGEMAVLDESPRSTDVISLSPVKLLTISRERFIQILFKDPQLHHRMLQLMVRRVRQINIRLQMRSCPPAIKLAHTLVSLAENYGKNSPQGKEILYIPFKDLAEVTEITLDETTKIIEKLNEKQWIKIDTAKNSIYIVNFPQMVNLANKF